The genomic window CAACGTGCACATATTGTTCCATCACTTCTGGTAACCCCAGCTCAGGCAGGTTATCTTCGATGATGTCCAATCCTCTGCCTTCCTTGGCTAGCGACCACGCCCAATCTGTCAAAAGAGAAACATTTCCCTCGTTGTTTTCAGAAGCCTTTTTTCCACTCAGAAGCTCAAGAAGCACAACTCCGAAGCTGTAGACATCGCTTCTTTCGGTTAACGTCCCATACAAGGCATACTCCGGGGCGACGTAACCAAGAGTCCCGGCAACTCTTGTGCTCAAATGTGTCATTCCCTGTGAATTGAACCTTGCAAGGCCAAAATCTGCAACTTTTGCCTCGAAGTTGTCATCCAAAAGTATATTGCTAGCTTTAATATCCCTGTGGATGATTGCTGGATGTACCCCATAGTGTAAATACGCCAAACCCCGAGCGGTTCCGAGGGCGATCTTCTGACGAATCGGCCAGCTAAGTTTCATTTTTCCTGATTCGAAAAGATGGTTGTAGAGACTTCCATTATGCATCAAATCGCACACAATGATCCTTTGATGAGCTTCTGGAGGAACTTTTTGGGTGCAATAGCCTCTTAAAGCAACAAGATTGACATGCCTCACACTGGCTATGATTTCCACTTCGAGTGCAAACGTTGCATCGCCACTACCAGAACAGTTCTTGAACCTCTTGAATGCAACTTCAGATCCATCCGGTAACATCCCTTTGTAAACATTCCCATAACCTCCTTTGCCAATAATATTATGTCTAGAGAAATTCATTGTTGCCTTCGTGATTTCCTCGATTTTGAATTTGACTATATTAGTGCTTCTAATGTGCAATCCAAACCCAAGATCCAAACTAGCATCCTCTAGATCTGGACTGATCTTTTCCTTGTCGCTTTTCCCGTGTAGCTTCCAGCGTAAGCAAACTGCAATAAAGCCCCCCAAGACACCAAACACGGAACCCGCAGCAATGCCAGCAATCACAGCCTTGTGATGCTCATTGGTTGTGGACTTCACTGAATACTTAAGCCTGAACAAGCACTTT from Populus trichocarpa isolate Nisqually-1 chromosome 5, P.trichocarpa_v4.1, whole genome shotgun sequence includes these protein-coding regions:
- the LOC18098841 gene encoding probable LRR receptor-like serine/threonine-protein kinase RKF3 gives rise to the protein MFLFQFKVFQLVLLLALSEFCFQSANCWEISNRNLFEASCPLNYSVIRELVSKARPKHSFIDLPNQCQFVPDGIRFVRSEYLRTARSFVPPPDTFQTCWQSYRNVISEVSDGLDIQSGCGYQAGWISKGCMNITSVAQFEIKFPESKLQEMKLYCNRSLDDDLACGSCTKKLLSLGDLYLRDPQPVNASDCSGYLSMYAAAIINRFGPTDPGTAKCLFRLKYSVKSTTNEHHKAVIAGIAAGSVFGVLGGFIAVCLRWKLHGKSDKEKISPDLEDASLDLGFGLHIRSTNIVKFKIEEITKATMNFSRHNIIGKGGYGNVYKGMLPDGSEVAFKRFKNCSGSGDATFALEVEIIASVRHVNLVALRGYCTQKVPPEAHQRIIVCDLMHNGSLYNHLFESGKMKLSWPIRQKIALGTARGLAYLHYGVHPAIIHRDIKASNILLDDNFEAKVADFGLARFNSQGMTHLSTRVAGTLGYVAPEYALYGTLTERSDVYSFGVVLLELLSGKKASENNEGNVSLLTDWAWSLAKEGRGLDIIEDNLPELGLPEVMEQYVHVALICAHPLLHARPTMDQIVNMLETNMPVPSNPEPCIAASIMEICSISSSYNFSSSVTQ